The proteins below are encoded in one region of Paenibacillus albus:
- a CDS encoding ADP-ribosylglycohydrolase family protein: MRHGGNIEQWSYDRIARTFGEITGYLHTFKNFAADDDTNGPMFFLRALEDYTHTSDITAEQMGLTWLNYAPDGHSFFWWGGYGKSTEHTAYQNLKNGIMAPRSGSIEQNGAAVAEQIGGQIFIDVWGLINPGNPKLAAEYAEKIASVSHDGNGKYGGMFIAACIAAAFVHNDIRTILQEGLAVIPADCEFTRMTRAVMDYHAEQPDNWRDAFFYVRENFGYPLYPGECHIIPNAGVIVLSLLYGGGDFSRAINICNMCGYDTDCNVANVGTIMGVMNGLNGIDASWRKPINDFLCCSSVIGTLNMLDIPWCASYIASFGYKIAGAEPPSEWASVLNGEGPRFHFEYPGSTHAFRTDSDPSGAHVTSFVENTTEAVASGSRALKVLFDRATCGYGYRAYYKTYYRPDDFNDSRYDPSFSPQLYPGQTIRAKVMVPDFTRAGIRARLYVRDGNADVRHYGETIELVRGEWEELAFELPYMDNVCIEEAGIEWIPSDGWNENLVAYVDYMHFSGTPQYAISFKHERTERWHGLHLPVSQFTSLRGLWALEGGELSGSYSGEPAECYTGDLKWQDYEYEAVVHPIAGGHHNIQFRVQGGIRSYAVGLAPGDKVSFYKNAHGYSELASAEFAWSLNSDYTIKVAAIQNRFLVHIDGNLVLDVEDKESPYLNGQIGFSNMAGSHTHYKQFVVRGQQ; encoded by the coding sequence GTGCGCCACGGTGGCAACATTGAGCAGTGGTCGTATGACCGGATTGCGAGAACGTTCGGCGAGATTACCGGCTACTTGCACACTTTCAAAAATTTTGCCGCTGACGATGATACGAACGGCCCGATGTTCTTCCTGAGGGCGCTGGAGGATTACACGCATACGAGCGACATTACGGCAGAGCAGATGGGCCTTACTTGGCTTAACTACGCGCCGGACGGGCACAGCTTCTTCTGGTGGGGCGGCTACGGAAAGTCGACGGAGCATACGGCTTACCAGAACTTGAAGAATGGCATTATGGCGCCGCGTTCCGGCTCCATAGAGCAGAACGGAGCGGCCGTTGCCGAGCAGATCGGCGGACAAATCTTCATCGACGTCTGGGGACTTATTAATCCGGGCAATCCGAAGCTCGCTGCCGAGTATGCGGAGAAGATCGCAAGCGTATCCCATGACGGCAACGGCAAATATGGCGGCATGTTCATTGCTGCATGTATTGCCGCAGCATTCGTTCATAACGATATTAGGACTATTTTGCAAGAAGGATTGGCGGTTATTCCAGCTGACTGCGAGTTTACGCGCATGACACGGGCTGTTATGGATTATCATGCCGAGCAGCCGGACAACTGGCGCGATGCCTTCTTCTATGTCAGAGAGAACTTCGGCTATCCATTATATCCCGGCGAATGCCATATCATCCCGAACGCGGGCGTTATCGTGCTATCGCTTCTCTATGGCGGCGGAGACTTCTCCCGTGCGATTAATATCTGCAACATGTGCGGCTACGACACGGACTGCAACGTCGCGAATGTCGGTACCATTATGGGCGTCATGAATGGACTGAACGGCATTGACGCTTCCTGGCGCAAGCCAATCAACGACTTCCTCTGCTGCTCCAGCGTTATCGGTACGCTCAATATGCTCGATATTCCGTGGTGCGCTTCTTATATCGCGAGCTTCGGCTACAAGATCGCAGGCGCGGAGCCACCTTCAGAGTGGGCATCTGTGCTGAACGGCGAAGGTCCGCGATTCCATTTTGAATACCCAGGCTCCACGCATGCGTTCCGTACCGATTCAGATCCAAGCGGGGCACACGTTACGAGCTTCGTTGAGAATACGACAGAGGCTGTGGCGAGCGGCAGCCGTGCGCTTAAAGTGTTATTCGACCGCGCGACATGCGGCTATGGCTACCGGGCTTATTACAAAACGTATTACCGTCCTGATGATTTTAACGATAGTCGGTACGACCCAAGCTTCTCTCCGCAGCTTTATCCGGGGCAGACCATTCGCGCCAAGGTTATGGTGCCTGACTTTACAAGAGCAGGCATTCGGGCTCGCTTGTATGTACGGGATGGCAATGCTGATGTGCGCCATTATGGCGAAACGATCGAATTAGTTCGAGGCGAATGGGAAGAGCTTGCGTTCGAGCTGCCCTACATGGACAACGTGTGCATTGAAGAAGCGGGTATCGAATGGATACCTTCGGATGGCTGGAACGAGAATTTGGTCGCTTATGTCGACTATATGCATTTCTCAGGCACACCGCAATATGCCATAAGCTTCAAGCATGAACGGACAGAGCGCTGGCACGGCTTGCATCTGCCGGTGAGCCAATTTACCAGTCTTCGCGGACTATGGGCGCTTGAAGGCGGCGAGCTCTCAGGAAGCTACAGCGGAGAGCCGGCAGAATGCTACACAGGCGATCTGAAATGGCAGGATTACGAATACGAAGCGGTTGTGCATCCAATTGCAGGCGGTCATCATAACATTCAATTCCGCGTTCAAGGCGGCATCCGATCTTATGCAGTCGGGCTCGCACCAGGAGACAAGGTCAGCTTTTACAAAAATGCACACGGCTACTCGGAACTCGCTTCCGCAGAGTTCGCATGGTCGCTGAATTCCGATTATACGATCAAAGTGGCTGCAATCCAGAATCGCTTCCTCGTCCATATCGACGGGAATCTGGTGCTGGACGTTGAAGATAAAGAATCGCCGTATCTAAACGGGCAAATCGGCTTCTCGAATATGGCCGGAAGCCATACGCATTACAAGCAGTTTGTGGTGCGCGGCCAACAATAA
- the mutM gene encoding DNA-formamidopyrimidine glycosylase: MPELPEVETVRRTLNELIAGKQIERVTVTLPRIIQKPQEPEIFAAALAGHTIQSVERRGKFLRIILDGLVLVSHLRMEGRYGVYKQDEAVELHTHVRFHFVDGTELRYKDVRQFGTMHLFAPGEDLTLPPLNKLGIEPLDEAFTLQAFKKEVAHRTTKIKPLLLNQEYIVGLGNIYVDEALFSAGIHPERTANTLKAADWSRLYDAIRATLSRAVDAGGSSIKSYVNGQGEMGMFQHELLIYGREKELCRSCGGPITKTVVGGRGTHICLRCQPLPKLRTKAKQVRQSAK; this comes from the coding sequence ATGCCGGAATTACCTGAGGTTGAAACCGTTCGACGTACGCTTAACGAGCTTATTGCAGGCAAACAGATCGAACGGGTGACGGTTACACTTCCGCGAATTATTCAAAAGCCGCAGGAACCGGAAATATTCGCTGCTGCGCTTGCTGGGCATACGATTCAATCCGTGGAAAGACGGGGTAAGTTTCTAAGGATAATACTGGATGGCCTTGTGCTCGTATCGCATTTGCGCATGGAAGGCCGTTATGGTGTATATAAGCAAGATGAAGCGGTTGAGCTGCACACGCATGTCAGATTTCATTTCGTTGATGGCACGGAGCTGCGCTACAAGGATGTTCGTCAGTTCGGAACGATGCATCTGTTCGCCCCGGGCGAGGATTTGACGCTGCCGCCGCTGAATAAGCTCGGCATCGAGCCCCTAGATGAGGCATTCACGCTGCAAGCGTTCAAGAAAGAAGTCGCGCACCGCACGACGAAGATAAAACCGCTGCTCTTGAATCAAGAGTACATTGTCGGGCTAGGCAACATCTATGTCGATGAAGCATTGTTCTCAGCAGGCATTCATCCGGAGCGGACGGCTAACACGCTGAAGGCTGCGGACTGGAGCAGACTGTACGATGCCATTCGAGCAACCCTTAGCCGCGCAGTCGATGCAGGGGGCTCCTCGATTAAGTCCTACGTGAACGGGCAAGGCGAAATGGGCATGTTCCAGCATGAGCTGCTCATCTACGGTCGTGAGAAGGAATTATGCCGCAGCTGCGGCGGTCCAATTACGAAGACGGTTGTCGGCGGTCGCGGCACGCATATTTGTTTGCGCTGTCAACCACTTCCAAAGCTAAGAACGAAAGCGAAGCAAGTAAGGCAAAGCGCTAAATAA